TTAACTACAAGCTCTTGAATTAGCCATGAACTCTGTGCAATGCCTGACTCCATGACTAGTGTGCAGATCGAGGACACGGAGGTGCTCCTGGCCGTTGACAGCAAGGGCAAGCAGCCCCTTCACCCAATGCCCGACGAGGTTGAGCTGCCGCCCACCGCCGAAGACCCGAAGACGCCTGAGGGTGTCGACGACGAGGGCATGGAGGAGCCCCCCAGAAACAAGCGCCGCAACTACGGCCACTACCATTAGGAGGATGGCCCAACTCACTTCTGCAAGGTCATCCTTGCACCGAAGCTTGAGTGCATCCCCATGCCCCTGGACTTCACCAAGCACTTCGTCGCGGTGCCGACAGAGTTCAAGCTCAGGAACAACACCGGCTGCTCCTGGAAGGTGACGGTGAAGCTGATGAACGGCAGGGTGACCCTGGATCAGGGTTGGGCCACCTACGCAGCCGTTCATCAAATCAAGATCGGCTACATGGTGACGTTCAAACTCCTCACTCCCGACACCCTCAAGATCATCATCTTCGACGACGATGGCATTGAGGTCGTCAACAAGTGCGAGAAGCACGACGACGCCTTCGCCGCCAAGGAGTAGGGCCGGGCCACTTCTTTCGAGCGTACTATCGAATTATGCTAGTTGATGGTTTATGTGTTGAACTGTTATATCTGTGGTACTGCTTATATCTGAATTATGCTATGCTCTGTTTATAGTCTGTTGTGCTTATGATGTGTGCTGCCGAAGTGTGGTGGTAACCTCACCAACTAGCCAAAGAAATTACCACACATCAGACCTTGCATACAACCAAACACCATGCCTTGGGTTTGTGGACTaacatgcaggcaaccaaacaccaGTCAGTGTGGTTCAGCCCATGCAGGTAAGAGGGCATAcaggcaaccaaacaacatgCATATGGTGCATTTGAGGCTGCATTTGCATAACCAGGCTGAGTAGAGAAGTGTATGCGATGCAGGCACTGTTGCAcacggcaaccaaacacgccccaaGTGAACTGGCATCCATGATTTGGCGAACGGTTCTTCATTTTCTTCCACCGCGCTACCATGGTAAATCACCGAGGTAAAAACGACGCGTCGCAGAAAgccagctctctctctctctctctctctctctctctttatatcaatccatctcttttttttcttttgaaatTCAGAAAGCCAGCTCTTAGATTGTAGCACCACTTATTTTTCTTGTGGCATTTTGTTTTGACAGAATGGCAACGACATCGGAGACCTGGCCCTCTTTTGTTAGCACAAAAGGCGATGCGGTTCGTTTCACATATATAGACGCGGCAAGGGTTAAGATTTCTTAGACTAATAAACCGCATTTTTAGTCAAGTGGCATTGAGATTATCTTTTTTTTTCTCAGGGAGAGGTGTGCCTTTAACAAAGATGCAGGTTCAGATTTTTGATCCACTCGAGAACGAAAAGAGACGCTACATAAATAAACGCTGGCGATCCAAGACAATACGAAAGTCTCACCTCCAAACTTTAAAGCAAATGGCAGCAGTAGCAGCGGCAGCAACAGAAAGGTCAATGATCTCAACTTTTTGATTGATGCGTGTCCGCGGTTGCGTATTTCACAGAAGAGGTCCAACCTTTTGTTTATTTCACTCCGTGCTTCAGCTGACTAATCCGCCACATTCGGATACGTTTGGCTACCACGAGTTCCTCACCTTATAACCACCCAATTGTTACTTTATTAGCACTAGTGAAGATATGAATAGCAATTAAAAAAATGAAGATATGAAGGAGTGCAAGCAGACATTTGATACATGCCGCCAAAAGAAATAACAGAATCAAAGCAAGTACTATTATATAAGAATTTCTTAAAAATATTGTTCATTTGCTGAACTAAACCAATCAACCGAATCAGCTCTTCATTTTGTAATAAGAGAGGGAAAGCGCATATGGCGAGTGCAGCCGTATTTACAGAAAGGAATGTCAATTTGGCAAGCCAACCCGGAGCCCCAGTTTGATATGATCGCCCGTGCGGAATATGGTTCTGTTAGTAAAGAACTGTAAATAAAATGTAAGCCCAGAGGGAATAATAATAGCAGAGATGCTATCCTCGGGCCTCAGATTTTATAACACTCAGCTTGGGTGATAAAGATTAGGCAGTGATGCTGCCATGCAGTGGAGATCACCCTGGGCAAGGAATATCAAAGTATAGAAAGTGGCACAGTGGATACTGGATACCCATTTCTGAGGAGAAGGTCCACTAAGGGCATGAACTGTGAGCTTTAAATGGTATAGTTTACAAAAACTTGCACTATGGCAGCACATACCAAGAGAATCTCGAACCGAATTCTAATCTCATGAATATCCAAAAGATGTTTGATATGATGTGCACTTAAAATCTCAACTGAATCATTCCACTACAGCTGAACAAATGAAGCAGGAGAAAGGGAGAGGGTTTCTCAGAAGAAGGAATAGCATCCGGTTCTGCCGTCCGAGCTATAATGCGATGGGCAAATACAGGAATCTTCTGCAGTTTTGTGAATAGGTGCTCTCAAGCTTTCTTTAACCATGTCCGATGGTACATGCAGCTGCCGATTATAAAATATATGCTCGTCATGAAGTAGGATCAGAAGCAAAGCTGCAAGATGCATAAAAAACATTAGGCTTTCGTATGATGATAGAGGCTCTAACACTACTAGATTAGATACAAGAACAAAACTTTGCTCTATCAGTTTATCCTGTTGTATTTAAGTCGAAACGATGAGGTGATATTGCTACAAAAAACATAAGAAAGCAAAGTATTAAAAAAAAGCGAAGCAATGATAGAAGCCTAGAACTGTCACAGAATAGTTCATCTAAGGGCTGCTAGATTCCAGGTACATGGTTAATAAGTGAAACAGCACAACACAGTTGACAGCGGGCAGTAATAAGACATCTAGGCTAGGAAGCTACTAGTCCTTTAGAGAAGGGTGAACGTAAAAACAAGATAATGTTGGTTTGTCTGCCACCATTTCCTTACAGAATCAGTGCTCCAGGATCATGTTACCACGAAAGATGGCTAGAATCTGACATAACCTAATGGTTTCCCTTTTACTAAATTAGCATATTGATTGTTCACAAAAGTACACACACGAATCGCTTGTTATTCATAAATCCTATAAAACCATTAATTCATTAAGTCAACAATTCCCAGTGTCATTCTAAAAAAAACAGCGAATCTCCTCTAAACAATAACATTACAATACCCATATATCTTTGGGCATGCATAGCGGAACTATGCACGTGACTATGCTAGTACAAATTATCTAGTTCTTAGCCACATCCAAATGACACTTTACCTTAACTTTTTACACCATGGCATTGTGTTTAAGCAACTAAATGTTCAAATAGATCCAACATGATTCTAAAAAGCAGTTCTGGCAGGAACTACGTGCTTTACTGACAAGTGGATATGATAGCATATTAGTGAGCTGCTCAAGAAGAGCAATGGTTTGCCTAGTACTCtctctgtttctaaatataagacctTTCAGAGATTTCAATAGGGActagatacggatgtatatagacgcatttcagagtgtagattcactcaatttgctccgtatgtagtctatattggaatctctaaaagggcttatatttaggaacggagggagtattaaataGATCTTACGATTGCACAAACAGTAGAAGCTAAAAGAAATTATAGTTGGCCATCGAGTACATTCACAGGTTAGACAAAGCCAATAAGAAGCTCCAGGTACTAATCGTGGGCCATGCAAAGCATGTGATCTTATCAGAGTTGAAAGCAGGCACATATGGACTAGATACCATAAAACAAATATTGCATCCCAAATACAGCAATATCGTACTCGATATTACTCAGAGTGAGATATTGCATCGCTGCAGCTTAAACCAACAATATCAGGTCAATAATTTGTGGTTCCTAGGCGATTTAGTTCTGAATATACATAAAAGTCTTCCAGGCAGTAACATGGTTTTCGAGTCGATGAGTCGTTCTGGGGTAGCGACTCGGAAAAAGTTGAGCTTGCAGTTGCGACTAGTCGCGACTCGAGTCATGAGTAGACACTAAGTTTAGTCGACATTTTTTTGCGACTCTTCGACTAGTCGACGACTAGTCGCGCGACTAGAAATCCATGGGCAGTATCAACAATTTTCTGGACTGAGTTTCATGTATGTGTAACCTCTCTAGTTTTATGTCATCTGCAGCATAAACTGAGCAGATTGCCGTTTTCCCATGGAAGGTAGGGTGAGCAACCAGAAGGTAGCAAAGAGTTCACGACATGGAAAATCAGAACATAAGCTCTAAAGCTCAAAAAACTTTGAAAGTGGTTGTACATCTTAGCATATAGTAAACTGGAGTGGATTCGTTAAAGGCAGAACTAGTCAAAGCTTCAAAAATCCATAAACCTGATTGTATGCAATGTCCCTCCCGAGGCTCTTCAATGATAAAAATCAGTATACACTGATTGAACTGACTACCATCTATTCAAAGCCCTCTGTCCCTACCGGTCTAGCATTGAGCATTAAAACAAAGTAACAAACATAAGCTAGTATAGGTGCGCTAGTATAAGCACGTCATGGGCAAGATTTACCGAATGGAAAGAGCATAAGCGCATGCCTACTGAACTTCATAGCTGTTTGCTAGTCACTACTGTATCAGCATGTAATTACATCAAATTTCCAAGATCTCGGATAGACAGATACTTTCTCATGTCTTCAAAGGGTAGTATTTGTCTACTTAATATACAAACTTAATGGGAAGGTAGAAAAACTTTCTTTTATCTTCAAAATGGTAAAAAACCACCATGTAGTACATCAACAAATTAGATATGACACGTTATAAGGGAATCGTCTATTCTCTGGAAGCATGTGTTGCAATTTAATATTCTATCATGAGACACAATACGAATCTGAATCCTACAGGTGACCAGATTATACCGCAAAACAATGCCCTTGTATCAAGGCAGATATGCGCAAGGAAGTGGAAATGTGAAAAGGCAGCCTCTCCATTATATGGGTGTTCAAGTAACCATTGATGACTACATCGATAGCAGAGTTCCATAACAACATATGCCAACAGCTACAACTATATCACTCTCAGCAGTAGCTGAAGAAGCCTGTTATGTTGTACCTATTTGTAATATACATTAACTTTGCTTCAACACAGCATGATTCTGAAGGTTCCAAAGTTTTCTTCGACTCATGTGACTGACTCAGTGAGGAACCAAGACTTCACAGAGTAATTATTTAGATAAACAAATTGACAAGGCAGCACCAAAATATGCAACATATAATAGCACCAACCAAGATTAATTTTACACGAAGATAGCCAGATATGAGTCATTTCTATAAGGCATTTAAAAAGGAAAGAAATTGCAGAAAGTAGAATTGCAATGAGGCTATGCTGGAATACATGCCAAAGTCCAAACCCCCAAAAGATTACCTAATGGCAAGAGTTGAACGGAACAAGGATGATGAATACCCACTCGACCTAGTGGCTGATCACTCATACTCAAATTGCACATCCACATGCACATACTTCCTCATGAGACAAACTATAAAGGAAGTGAAGGTTGCTAACATCTTGCGCTCTTCGCGTGTTTTTGCCTCAGAAAGAACACCATGAATGACAAGTTTCTTGAGATTTGGACATTTTTCAATCATTCCAAACACCCAGGGTCCAAAGTGCTCACTTATTACTGTCCAACCAAGTTCCAGAACCGAAACATTCTCCAGTGGTGACAATCCTTGCAGTAGCCCATCTCGTAATTCATAACTTAGTGAAAGATGCCTTAGAAGAGGAAATGCAACAGCAACAGTCTCCAAGTCCACaatctcatcatcatcatcaaacgCAACACCCCAGAAACGTAGCACCCGCAAGTTGCATGCTCTAGATATCATACTGTAGAACTTTGGCCAGACTATCATAAAGTTACTCACATCCACAACCTCCAGATGATCGGTACTCTCCCCAATATCCAAATGTGTAACACTCACATCATCAATCTTGAGATGCTTTAGTGTACCCTTCCCAGAGAGCTCAAACAGATCAAGGTTCAAAGCATTCAGGTGCAGGACCTCCAGATTATCTGCATCGAGTATGATCTTATCCACGCCAACTGTTTTTACAAAGATGCTTTTCAAGGTATGGCTTGTTAATTCCATTGTAGACTGCGAATCAGAAGTGACAATCTCAAGAACATCAAGTGCCAATGACTCGATCTTGGGGCAAGCAGCAACTAGAAGGCTCAAATCCAGGGCAGAAATGCTCACATGCCTCAAATAAAGGGATTTAAGACAAGTGAACCTCTGGTAGCTTGGTTCAACACCGGTGATTGTGTTATGGTCCAAATCCAACACCTCCAGCTTCTGTCTACCACACTTCTCCAGGATGTTTACATT
The Aegilops tauschii subsp. strangulata cultivar AL8/78 chromosome 3, Aet v6.0, whole genome shotgun sequence genome window above contains:
- the LOC109775905 gene encoding F-box/LRR-repeat protein At1g67190 produces the protein MEHLPVEVIGNILAHLSAARDVMVSSAVCRKWREACRKHLHSLSFNSDDFPRDMTTRQLEIIITQTIFQTMGLQCLSIHIDNTHEFSAAPVIAWLMYTRETLRCLYYNIQTNPNVNILEKCGRQKLEVLDLDHNTITGVEPSYQRFTCLKSLYLRHVSISALDLSLLVAACPKIESLALDVLEIVTSDSQSTMELTSHTLKSIFVKTVGVDKIILDADNLEVLHLNALNLDLFELSGKGTLKHLKIDDVSVTHLDIGESTDHLEVVDVSNFMIVWPKFYSMISRACNLRVLRFWGVAFDDDDEIVDLETVAVAFPLLRHLSLSYELRDGLLQGLSPLENVSVLELGWTVISEHFGPWVFGMIEKCPNLKKLVIHGVLSEAKTREERKMLATFTSFIVCLMRKYVHVDVQFEYE